GGACCCGGGCACGGCCACGGTCTCGACGGTCGACGTTGGTACGCCGGTGCTGGAGGGAGAGCAGGGCGGTTCGGACTCCGGCACGGGCTCGGGCGGCTCGAACGACGGCGGCACGCCGGCGGCGCTGGTGGCGCCCGTGGTGGTGGCGCCGATGCCGCCGACGCCCTCACCGACTGCCCCGGGGAAGCCCGCGCCGCTGGCGCTGACCCGCTCGGTGCAGGGACGGACGCTGGCCGTGCGGGTCCGCCTTCGCGGCGCCGACGGGCGGCGCGTGCGGGTGACCTACACGGTGCGCGACGCGCGCAAGCGGCGACTCGCCAACGGCAACCGGCTCGTGCGCCTCAAAGACGGTGCGGCGAGCGTGCGGGTGACGCTGCCCCGTTCGGTGCGACGGCGGGCGCGCGAGGTCGTCGTGACGGCGCAGGTCGTCGGCGCGGGCGGCCAGCGCGCGACGAGCAGGCTGCGGCTCTCGCGCTGACCGCGGCGCGCGCCCTCGTCATCAGGTCTCGATCCGCAGCGACGCGAGGCGGCGTCGGCGAAGTTGACGTGCCAGCGGAACTTGCGCGGGCTGCCGGGGAAGTCGCCCGCCGCTATCGCGCGCCTCGAACGGCGCGCAAGAGCGTGGGGACGACGGTCGACGTCATGCCTGAACCCCGACCAGCGGGGAGGTGCGGGCGGCTAGCCGGCCACGGCGGCGCGGACGGCGCGCAGGAGGTCCTCCGACCGCGGCGAGTCGCCCAGGGCCCTTGCGATGAGCACGGCGCCGACGAGCGTCGAGAGCACGACGGGCGCGCGGTCGCGGTCGTCGCCCAGCAGGTCCTCGAGCAGGCCGAGGTAGCGCTCGACCTGCGCGGCGTACGCGTCGCGGACGCGCTCGTCGGACCGCGCGGCGTCGGCGCCCAGGGCGACGACGCCGCAGCCGCCACCGGGGTCGTCGCGATGTTCGACGGACACGTACCAGTCGACGAACGCCTTGAGGCGATCGTCGGCGCCCGCCACCACCTCCGGGATCCGGTGGTTGTTCTGGGTCAGGGCCTCGGCGGCGGCCTCGGCGATCAGGTCCTCGCGGGAGCCGAAGTGCTTGTAGAAGCCGCCGTGGGTGAGACCCGCTTCGCGCATGACCTCGGCGACGCCGGGCTGGGCCGTGCCCTGCTCGCGGATGCGCGCGGCGGTGACCTCGACGATCCGCCGGTGGCTCGCCGCCTTCTCCTCCTTCGACCGTGCCATCGCAACATGGATGATAGCCGTCATCCACATGCGTTAGGATGACGACCATCATCCACCTGCGACGGCCGAGGAGGCCCTCATGCAGCTCGAAGGGACGACGGCGCTGGTCACCGGCGCCAACCGCGGCATCGGCAAGGTGATCGCGGAGGCGCTGCTCGACCGCGGGGCGGCGAAGGTCTACGCCGCGGTGCGCGATCCGCAGACGGTGACCGACCCGCGTCTCACGCCGGTGCAGCTCGACGTGACCGATCCGGCCCGCGTCGCCGAGCTGGGGCGGGAGCTGACCGACGTGCAGGTCGTCGTCAACAACGCCGGCGGCGTCACGCAGGCGCCGGCGCTGCCGCTCGACGCGCAGCTCGAGGCCGCGCGCGGGGACTTCGAGCTCAACGCGGTGAGCCTCGTCTCGATGACCCAGGCGTTCGCACCGGTGCTCGCGGCCAACGGAGGAGGGGCGTTCGTGAACCTCCTGTCGGTCGTCTCGTGGGCCAGCGTCCCGTTCCTGGCCACGTACTCCGCCTCGAAGGCCGCCGCGTGGAGCTTCACCAACGCCGCGCGCGTCCAGCTCAAGGCGCAGGGCACCGAGGTCGTCGGCGTGCACGTCGGCTTCGTCGACACCGACCTGACGGCCGCGGTGCCGTTCGAGAAGGTCACGCCGCAGCTCGTGGCGCAGCGGACGCTCGACGCCCTCGAGGCCGGCGAGCCCGAGGCCGTCGTGGACGACTTCAGCCGCACGGTCAAGGAGAACCTGCCCGACGACCAGGGGCGGATCTACGCGCTCATCGAGGAGCGCTTCGCGCTGCCCGCCTGACGGAAGGCGGATGATGGGCCCCATGGCCGCCATCACCGTCTTCAAGCCCGAGATCCGCACCGCGGAGATCACCGGCCCGCGCGCGATCGCGACCGCCGCGATGGGGAGCGCCGCCCTGGGCGCGTTCGCCGTCGGGGCGCTCGCGATCGGCCGGCTGGCGATCGGCCGCGCGACGATCAAGAGGCTCGAGATCGAGGAGCTGACCGTGAAGCGGCTCAGGGTCGAGGAGTTGGACACGCCGAGGACCTAGACCCGGGGTCGAGGGTGGAAGGTGCCTGGCACCTTTCACCTGGGACGGTGGAAGGTGCCTGGCACTTTCCGCACGTTGCGGGGTGTTCCGCCGCCGCTCGCGCTATGGCAGGCGATGCCGTCCGACGCCGTCCGTACCTTGCGCGGCGGTTCCAGTCCTCCGAGCCGGAGACCGCGCCATGCCCCTCTGCTTCATCGAACCTCAGGACGCCATCCGCGTCATCGCGGAGTCCGTCGGACGTGAGGCCCGCCGGCAGCTGCTCGGCGAGCTGGTCCGTGCGTGGGTCGACGAGATCCCCGAGCCGGAGCTGGACGTCCACTACGCCAAGGCGATCGCCGACCTCGACGAGCACGACCTCTCGATGCTCGCCGCCTGGCACGCGTCGCTGGAGGTCGGGCAGCCGATCGCTAACCGGGACTTCCTCGTCAACGTCTTCCCGACGCTCGGCGAGAACCGGCGCGAGGCGCTGAAGATCGCGGCGGGCTTCCGCGGCGAGGAGGCCTTCGACGCCGGCGTCGCCGAGGAGCAGGCGCTCGAGACGGTCCTGCCCCGCCTCTCGCGGGAGCGCGCCACGGAGCTCGCGCAGGAGTGCCTCGAGCTCTACCTCTGGGACCGGCTGGGCTCCGACAACTAGCCCTGCGACGACGTCGGGCCCCCGACGCGACCAGCGACGAGGGCCCGCAGGACTGCACGCCGGCCACGGAGGGCCGGCAGCAGAGCAGCGCTTCGCTCTAGCGGACGATCCGCACGACCCGGTAGGTCACCGCGGCGCGGCCCTGGATCGTGATCTTCGTGCGCAGCGTGATCGTCGACGCCTTCTTCAGCGCCTTCTTGCCGGTCTTGGAGAGCGCGATGACGAACTTCGACCTGGCGCCCTGGGCGACGGTGCCCTTCTTCGCGCTCGTCCACTTCGCGCCGCCCTGCTTGGCGTAGCCCGTCAGCTCGACGCCGCAGGCGCTGCGGGCCGCCGCGGCGCAGCCGACGCTCACGCGCAGGCCCTTCTTGGTCAGGCGCGCCGAGCCGATCGTCGAGCCCGACGCCTTGACCTCGACGAGCGACAGCGGCTGGGTCGGCGCGGCGGGGCCACCCGGCGTCTGGCCGGCGGGCGGGTCGGCCGGCTTGGGGTCGGCCTTCGCGGCGGCCAGCCCGACGTCGTCGTAGTCGACCGTCGCGTTGGGGACGACGGCCGCCGGGCTCGTGAAGAACGTCGTGACGCGCAGCTTGTAGCTCTGGCCGAGCACGATCGCGTTCTTGTCCAGCCAGATCGGGCCGACCGTCCTCCACGTCGGCGACGACGCGATCGCCTGGTTCTTGACGCCCGAGGCGACGACCTGGTTGGCGGCGTTGAGCACGTCGACGGAGTAGGTCACCGCGCTGCCGGTGAGCTGGAGCAGCGCGCCGACGTCGGCCTTCTGCGCGAGGACGAGGGCGATCGCCTCCTCCTCGCTGTCCCCAACGCCCTTGTAGACGAACTCGGGGCTGGTCCACACGCTCGTCGAGGTGCCGGCCAGCGAGAGCAGGCCGCCGGTCGCGACGCGCAGGAAGCCGTCCGTCGTGCCCGGCTGGGAGACGGCGAGCGTGCCGCCGGTGGCCTGGAAGGAGTTCGAGACCTGCGGGATCGTCAGGCCGGGGACGCCGACGGAGTAGGCGACGCTGTCGGTCCAGCCGCCCTTGGAGGTCACGAAGGAGCGGTCGTCGGTGCCCGACGGGTACGGGGCGGAGGCGGCGTGCGCCGTGGCGGGGACCGCGGCGGCGAGGGTGAGGGTGGCCAGCACGAGCCGGCCGGACGCACGGAGAGTCACCCCACCATCATCGGCCACGCGCCACCGACCTTGAGCCGCGACCCCTGTCGCGGGTCGCCGTCAGTCCGCAGGCGCACCCTGCGGCGCGCCCTCGGCGGCCAGCAGCTCCTCGACCTCGGCGATCGCCTGCTCGGTCGTCTGGAACTGCACGGCGCGCATGCCCACGTCGCGGGCGGCGTCGCAGTTGTGCGGGAAGTCGTCGATGAAGACGCACGCCCCCGGCTCGACGCCCAGGCGCTCGCAGGTCAGCAGGTAGATCTGCGGGTCGGGCTTGCGCATTCCGACGAAGGCCGAGTCGACGACCTCCTCGAAGAGCTCATCGACCGGGAGCATCGCCCGCCAGCGCGGCTCCCACTCACGGACGTTGTTCGTCAGCAGCGCCATCCGGTAGCCCTGGTCGCGCAGGCGCGCGAGCAGGTCGACCATCGCGTCGTTGGTGCCCAGGGCGGCCCAGTAGCGCTCGGTGAACTCCTCGAGCGGCTGGCCGACCTCGTGGGAGAGCACCTCGAGGAAGGTCTTCTCGCTCATCCGGCCGCACTCGAGCTCGTGCAGCGGGTGGTAGCCGGTGCGCGCCTCGAGCTCGACCATCGCGCCGTTGAGCTCCCCGGGCTCGACGCCCAGGTGGTCCTGGATGTCCTCGAAGGCGTCTACCAGCGGCGTGGTGAGCACCCCGCCGAAGTCGCAGACGACCGTGGTGATCACGCGGCGTCCACGCGCCGCAGCACGTCGTAGCGCCCGACGCCGGTGCGGCCCTCCATGCGCCAGGTCAGGAACGCGGAGTGCAGCTGCAGGCGGCCGAGGTCGAGCGTCGTCCCGCAGACGACCTCGCCGGCCGCGCGGTGGGGGACCTCGTCGTCGGCGCCGACGAAGAGCTCGAGCCCGGCGGCGACCTGGCGGCCGTCGCCGTCGTAGGTCGTCGACAGCCGCGGGTCCTCGACGACGACCGGGGTGGCCGGGCCGTCGGCGACGTCGTCCTGCGGCGGGACGAGCAGCGTGATGCCCAGCGCCTCGTCGGCGTGGCTCTTGCCCTTGGCGGGCCGGACGGCGACGCCGGTCACGCCGAGGCCGTCGCTGAACCACGCCCCGAGGGTCCGCGAGACGGAGAGCTTCTCCCAGTCCGGTGAGCCCCACGAGTGGCCGCGCTGGCCCAGGCAGCGCACCTTGCGCTCGCCGCGGCCCGCGCGGACCGTGCCCTCGAAGGTCGCGAGCTGCTCGTAGCCGGCCATGCCGCCGAGCCTGGCGACGTCGCCGTCCTCGTCCAGCGGCGCGGGCAGCGAGACGGCGCGGACCTCGAGGTCGAAGCCCAGGTCGCCGTCGTCCTCGTCCTCGAAGTGCACGCGCCAGGCCTGCAGCGGCTCGAGGACCTCCGAGCGCACGCCGCCGGCGGCGACCTGCTCCCAGCCGCCCCCGGCGGGCACCGCGACGCCGCCCTCGGCGCGGACCGCGACGAGGTCGCCGTCGGCGAAGAGCATCCCGAGGCCGCTGGCCACCCGGGCGCCGTCCTCGCCGACGCTCAGGCCCACGCGGGCGACGCCGAAGACGTCGCGCTCGGCGTCGCCGAAGGCGAAGGTGACGGCGTCGGACTCAGCGCCCGAGAGCGCGCGCGGCGCCTCGAGCCCGGGGTCGATGGTGGTGCTCAGGGGAGCCTCCGCTGGTCGAGGTCGGTCGCGGTGGAGTCCACGTCGAAGTCCGACGGGGCGCCGGGACCACCGGGCCCGCGGGACGGGCGCCGGGGCGGCACGCCGATGCCGAAGGTCACGCGGCGCGCGAGGCTGCGCACGAGCGTGCGGCGGATGACCGCGCGCGTGGGAGGCAGCAGGAGCAGCAGGCCGAGGACGTCGGTGAGGAAGCCGGGCGTCAGCAGCAGCGCGCCGCCGAAGATCACGAGCGCGCCGTCGAGCACCTCGCGCGCGGGCGGCCGGCCCGCGCGGACCGCCGCGTTGAACGCGCGCCACGCGGCGCGGCCCTGCGAGCGCATGAGCATCGAGCCGAGGATCGAGTCGGCGATCAGCAGGGCGATCGTCGGCAGGACCCCGATCTCCTGGCCGACCTGCAGGAGCACGTAGAGCTCCGCGATCGGGACGACGATGAAGAGGAGGACGAGGAGCAGCGGCATGCGCTGCCCGGGACTGTACGCGGCGGCCCGTCAGGCGTACTGCGGCGCCGGGTCCACCATGACGCCCGGCAGCCGATGGAGGCCGACGAGCTCGATGAGGCGGTGGATGTGCGGCGCCGCCCCGCGCAGGCGCAGGACGCGGCCGGACTTGCGCAGCCGGCGGGCGACCATCGCGAGGTCGACCATGAACGAGGCGTCGGCGAAGCCGAGCTCGCGGAGGTCGACGACGACGTCGCGGCGGGCGACGAGCGCGCGGCTCAGCGCGCAGCGGCGCAGCGCCTGCGTGGCACGGTCCTCGTCACCACAGCAGCGGAGGACCGCCGGCTGTTCCTCCCAGTGGACGATGGCGTTCCGGCTACCCCCGCGGCACGGCGGCTACGCAACGCATTCGCCGCAAAGAGCGTCCTCTCCGAGGCCGGGGGTCGCGAGCGCGCGGCACTACACTCGGCGCCATGCCCAACGTCGACGAGGTCGAAGAGGCCCTGACCAACGTCATCGACCCCGAGCTCGGGCTGGACTTCGTGGAGCTCGGCCTCATCTACGGCATCGAGGTCGACGGCGGGGACGTCCACGTGACGTTCACGCTCACCTCTCCCGGCTGTCCGATCGGCCCGCAGGTCAGCGAGCAGATCGAGGAGTTCGTCTCCGAGCTCGACGGCGTCGAGTCCGTCGAGTCGAGCATGACCTTCGCGCCGCCGTGGACCCCGGACCGCATGTCCGAGGACGCGAAGTTCGCCCTCGGCTACTAGCCGCGCCCACCTCGGATCCGGACGTGAGAACGCCCCGCGTCCGGGGGTGGGGTCCAGGCCACCGATCCCGAACGCGGGGCGCCGCGCTTCCGGTCGCGACGCGGGGCGAGCGTCGCACGACCGACTAGGGGGTGTCGCGCTATGCGGTCCCGTCCTGGGTCCGCTTCACACGTCAGACACTCTGGCGCTTCGAGACGGTGAAGCGAAGGGAAGCTGGCGCGTTGGCGCTCATGCAGGCGTGTTCCCGTGAACGTGGACAGGCTCGGAGCAGCGACGGCCGCCCGAACGGGTGGGCCGCTTCCCGCGTCTAGGCTGAGGCGCGTGACGAAGCGCAGGACGTCCCGCGGGCTGGTCGCCGGCCTGCTCGGTCTGGCGATCGTGGCGGGGACGGCCGACGCCGCCGCGCCGCCGCCCGACCAGCTGTCCGGACGGCTCATCGTCACGCTGAAGGCCGACGCCCGGGCCGGCGACGCGAGCGCCCGCACGGCCCGCGCCGCCGCGAGCCCGCGCGCCGCCAGCGAGGTCCTGGAGGCCGTCGCCGCGAAGGCCGGCATCTCGCGCGTCGGCGACGTCGTCGGCCGCCTGCGGGCCGCGGCCGTCCGCCCTCCTGCGGGCACCTCGCCGGCCCAGGCCGCCGAGGCGCTGCGGGCCGACCCACGCGTGGCTCGCGTGGAGGTCGAGCGCCGCGCCCAGCTGCGCTTCGAGCCCAACGACCCGGGCGTCACCCAGACCGACCAGCGCGCCGGCGACGGCCGCGTCGTGCAGTGGTGGCTGGGCGAGCAGGGCTTCCCGGGCGCGTGGGACATCGCCCGCGGCCAGGACGCCCGCGTCGCGGTGATCGACTCCGGCGTGGACGCCAACCACCCCGACCTGGCCGGCAAGGTCCTCGCCAGCGCCGACTTCGACGACACGCCCGGCAACGGCGGCCCGCTCGTCGACGAGAACGGCCACGGAACGCACGTCTCGACGCTGGCGTGCGGCACGCCCGACAACCAGGTGGGCATCGCCGGCGCCGGCTTCGCCTGCGGGCTGCTCGTCGCCAAGAGCGACCTGACCGACACGAGCGTCGCCAACTCGATCCTCTGGGCCGTCGAGAACCGGGCCGACGCGATCGTCATGAGCTTCGGCACGACGGGCCAGATGCCGGCGGCGACGCCGGTCGTGGAGGCGATCGACGCCGCGGCCAACGCCGGCGTCGTCATGGTCGCCGCCGCGGCGGACGAGCCGGTGGAGGAGCAGGGCGACCCGGCCAACGTCCTGCAGCCCACCGGGTCGGGGCCGGACCTCGAGGCCAACAAGGGCCTGTCGATCACCGCCGCGCAGGCCGACGGCGTGCGCGCGCCGTTCGCCGGCCGCGGCTCCCAGATCTCCCTGAGCGCCTACGGCACCTACCTGTCCCGCAGCGGCGACGGACTGCTGTCCGGCTTCCCCGGCAACACGACCGACCTCGACCAGGGCTCGGTGCTCGGCGACCCGCCGTGCGAGTGCCGCGTGACCTTCGCGGGCGACCGCCGCTACGCCTACCTGCAGGGGACGTCCATGAGCGTCCCGGTCGTCGCCGGCGCCGCTGCGCTGATCAAGCGGCTGAACCCCGACCTCAGCGGCAGCGACGTCGTGAAGCTCCTCAAGCAGACCGCGCGCCGCGCGGGTCCGGGGTGGGAGCCGGAGCTGGGCTGGGGCATCCTCGACGCGGGGACGGCGCTCGTGGCCGCGCGCGACGCCGACCGCCGGCCACCCGCCTCGGCCGCGCGCGGACCCAGGCGCGCGGTGCGCAGCCGGTCGTTCACGCTGCGCTGGAACGGCAAGGACCAGGCGCCGATCGGGGTGCACCGCTCGGGCATCCAGAGCTACGAGGTCTGGCGCGCGGCGAACGGCCGTCCGGCGCGCCGCCTGTTCACGACGCGCTCGACCAAGCGCAAGCTCAAGGTCCAGCCGGGCTCGCGCTACGCGTTCTTCACCGTGGCGGTGGACCGCGACGGCAACCGCGAGGCTACGCCCGCGCAGCCGGACGTGACCGTGCGCGTCGCGCGGCAGCAGCGCCGCCGCTGACGCGACCCGCGGCGGTGCCGCGCCCGCCGACCGGCGACGGCGCACCGGTCCCGCGGGCCAGCGCGACGAGCTCGGCCAGCGACGCCTCGATGCCGTCGGCGACCTCCTGGACGTCGGGCATCGCGTCGAAGTCGCTGAGCAGCCCGAAGTTCATGCGGCCGTTGTAGGACATGATCGCGATCGCCAGCGCGTGGCCCTTGGGCAGGAACGCGACGGGGAAGATGTCCTCGAGCTCGCGGCCGCGGACGTAGAGCGGGAACTGCGGGCCCGGGACGTTCGTGACGATGAGGTTGAACAGCCGCGTCGAGAAGTTCAGGCGCGAGGCCTGCGCGAGCACCGTCGGCGGCGCGAACTGCTGCATGGAGGTCATGACCTCGGCACCGACCGCCTGCTTGGACTCCTTCAGGCCGTCCATCGCCGCCTTCACCGCGCGCAGCCGCGCGACCGGGTCCTCGATGTAGACGGGCAGCGGTCCGCGCATGGCGGCGATGCGGTTGCCCAGCGCGCCGCGCTCGTCGTGCGCGCGGATGCTGACCGGCACCAGCGCGCGCAGCTCGAGGCCCTCGGTGCGCGTGCCGCGCGCCTGCAGCCAGCCGCGCAGCGCGCCGCTGACGGCGGTGAGGACGACGTCGTTGACCGTGCCGCCGAAGGCGTTCTTGACCGTCTTGAAGTCCTCGAGCTCGGTGCGCACGCCGACGAAGCGCCGGTGGGGCCCGATCTCGACGTTCAGCGGCGTCTCGGGCGCCGGGTTGAGCGTCGCCCACGCCAGCTCGCCGAGGCCCTCGACGGCCTCGCGGGCGCTCTCGATCGCGCGCTGGGGGCTCTGCAGGGCGGCGGCCGCGCCGGCGGCGACGCGCAGGGCGTTGCGGGCCAGGCCGAGGCTGCCGGAGGCGACGAGCTCCGCGGACGTCGGCGGGCGCTGGGGCTCCCACGCGCGACCAGGGTGGGCGATCTCCGTGGGGACGGGTCCCAGGTCGAAGAGCACCGTGGCGAGGTCGACGCCGCTGACGCCGTCGATGAGCGCGTGGTGGGTCTTCGAGATGAGGCTGAAGCGCCCGCCCTCGAGCCCCTCGACGACCCACAGCTCCCACAGCGGCTTGCTGCGGTCGAGCTGCTGGCTCATCACGCGCGCGGTGAGCGCCATGAGCTGCTGCTCGTCGCCGGGGCTCGGCAGCGCGGTCTGGCGCACGTGGTACTCGAGGTCGAACGACGCGTCGTCGACCCACACCGGCCGCCCGCTCTCCAGCGGCTGGTCGGCCAGGCGCTGGCGGTAGCGCGGCACCAGGTGCAGCCGCCCGCGGACGTGGTCGAGCAGCTCCGCGAAGTCCGGCGGCGGGCCTTCGAAGATCGTCACGCCACCGATGTGCATGTGCGACGACGGTCCTTCCTGGTGCAGGAACGACGCGTCAAGCGCGGTCAGGCGATCAAGGTGCTGCTGGGCCATGCGCTCTCTCCCTCCGTGGCGCCCTCCCCAGGGCGCTCGCGCGAGGGTACCTCAGCGCGAGGTCCGGCCCACGCCCGTGAGCACCTCGCGCACCCGCGCGGGGCCGCTCGTGCGCGGGTCCAGTGGCGGGGTGTCGTGGCCGGCGCCCTGGCGCATGCCCTCGACGAGCTCGCGCAGCGCCTCGTCGGCGGAGACCCGGGGCTCCCAGCCCAGCTCGCGGCCGGCGCGCGAGGTGTCCATGACGGGGACCTGCATGCCCATGTCGAACCAGCCGGGCTCGGTGGGCTGCAGCCGGGCCTTGAAGGTCAGGCTCGCCAGGGCGCGCACGACGCCCGCGGGCGCCGAGACGTGGCGGGTGCCCAGGGCGCGGGCGAGGACCCCTGGCGGCAGCGCCGGCTCGGCGGCGATGTTGAACGCGCCGCGCGCGCCGGGCCGGTGCAGGGCGGAGCGGTAGGCCAACGCGACGTCGTCGGAGTGCACGCACTGGACGACGAGGCCGTCGGGCAGCGGCAGGACCGGCAGGAGCCCGGGACGCACGAGCGCGTTGGGCAGGAACGGCCCCGCGAACAGGCGGCGGACCTGGGTGGCGGCGTCGCGCTGGAAGACCAGGCCCGGGCGGATGCGGACGAAGCGCGTGTCCGGGTTGCGCGGCTCGAGCTCGTCGAGCAGCGCCTCGACCGCCGCCTTGTGGCGCGAGTAGATCGAGGACGGGATGCCCGTGTGCGGGTGGGACTCGTCGACGCGGCGGTCCTTCGGGCCGGGCGCGTACGTGCCGACCGACGAGGCGTAGACGACGTGCC
The DNA window shown above is from Conexibacter sp. SYSU D00693 and carries:
- a CDS encoding TetR/AcrR family transcriptional regulator, yielding MARSKEEKAASHRRIVEVTAARIREQGTAQPGVAEVMREAGLTHGGFYKHFGSREDLIAEAAAEALTQNNHRIPEVVAGADDRLKAFVDWYVSVEHRDDPGGGCGVVALGADAARSDERVRDAYAAQVERYLGLLEDLLGDDRDRAPVVLSTLVGAVLIARALGDSPRSEDLLRAVRAAVAG
- a CDS encoding SDR family oxidoreductase, translating into MQLEGTTALVTGANRGIGKVIAEALLDRGAAKVYAAVRDPQTVTDPRLTPVQLDVTDPARVAELGRELTDVQVVVNNAGGVTQAPALPLDAQLEAARGDFELNAVSLVSMTQAFAPVLAANGGGAFVNLLSVVSWASVPFLATYSASKAAAWSFTNAARVQLKAQGTEVVGVHVGFVDTDLTAAVPFEKVTPQLVAQRTLDALEAGEPEAVVDDFSRTVKENLPDDQGRIYALIEERFALPA
- a CDS encoding HAD family phosphatase, which encodes MITTVVCDFGGVLTTPLVDAFEDIQDHLGVEPGELNGAMVELEARTGYHPLHELECGRMSEKTFLEVLSHEVGQPLEEFTERYWAALGTNDAMVDLLARLRDQGYRMALLTNNVREWEPRWRAMLPVDELFEEVVDSAFVGMRKPDPQIYLLTCERLGVEPGACVFIDDFPHNCDAARDVGMRAVQFQTTEQAIAEVEELLAAEGAPQGAPAD
- a CDS encoding FxsA family protein; the protein is MPLLLVLLFIVVPIAELYVLLQVGQEIGVLPTIALLIADSILGSMLMRSQGRAAWRAFNAAVRAGRPPAREVLDGALVIFGGALLLTPGFLTDVLGLLLLLPPTRAVIRRTLVRSLARRVTFGIGVPPRRPSRGPGGPGAPSDFDVDSTATDLDQRRLP
- a CDS encoding STAS domain-containing protein, with the protein product MVHWEEQPAVLRCCGDEDRATQALRRCALSRALVARRDVVVDLRELGFADASFMVDLAMVARRLRKSGRVLRLRGAAPHIHRLIELVGLHRLPGVMVDPAPQYA
- a CDS encoding metal-sulfur cluster assembly factor, with the protein product MPNVDEVEEALTNVIDPELGLDFVELGLIYGIEVDGGDVHVTFTLTSPGCPIGPQVSEQIEEFVSELDGVESVESSMTFAPPWTPDRMSEDAKFALGY
- a CDS encoding S8 family serine peptidase encodes the protein MTKRRTSRGLVAGLLGLAIVAGTADAAAPPPDQLSGRLIVTLKADARAGDASARTARAAASPRAASEVLEAVAAKAGISRVGDVVGRLRAAAVRPPAGTSPAQAAEALRADPRVARVEVERRAQLRFEPNDPGVTQTDQRAGDGRVVQWWLGEQGFPGAWDIARGQDARVAVIDSGVDANHPDLAGKVLASADFDDTPGNGGPLVDENGHGTHVSTLACGTPDNQVGIAGAGFACGLLVAKSDLTDTSVANSILWAVENRADAIVMSFGTTGQMPAATPVVEAIDAAANAGVVMVAAAADEPVEEQGDPANVLQPTGSGPDLEANKGLSITAAQADGVRAPFAGRGSQISLSAYGTYLSRSGDGLLSGFPGNTTDLDQGSVLGDPPCECRVTFAGDRRYAYLQGTSMSVPVVAGAAALIKRLNPDLSGSDVVKLLKQTARRAGPGWEPELGWGILDAGTALVAARDADRRPPASAARGPRRAVRSRSFTLRWNGKDQAPIGVHRSGIQSYEVWRAANGRPARRLFTTRSTKRKLKVQPGSRYAFFTVAVDRDGNREATPAQPDVTVRVARQQRRR
- a CDS encoding wax ester/triacylglycerol synthase family O-acyltransferase — its product is MAQQHLDRLTALDASFLHQEGPSSHMHIGGVTIFEGPPPDFAELLDHVRGRLHLVPRYRQRLADQPLESGRPVWVDDASFDLEYHVRQTALPSPGDEQQLMALTARVMSQQLDRSKPLWELWVVEGLEGGRFSLISKTHHALIDGVSGVDLATVLFDLGPVPTEIAHPGRAWEPQRPPTSAELVASGSLGLARNALRVAAGAAAALQSPQRAIESAREAVEGLGELAWATLNPAPETPLNVEIGPHRRFVGVRTELEDFKTVKNAFGGTVNDVVLTAVSGALRGWLQARGTRTEGLELRALVPVSIRAHDERGALGNRIAAMRGPLPVYIEDPVARLRAVKAAMDGLKESKQAVGAEVMTSMQQFAPPTVLAQASRLNFSTRLFNLIVTNVPGPQFPLYVRGRELEDIFPVAFLPKGHALAIAIMSYNGRMNFGLLSDFDAMPDVQEVADGIEASLAELVALARGTGAPSPVGGRGTAAGRVSGGAAAARRARSRPAARA
- a CDS encoding NAD-dependent epimerase/dehydratase family protein; the encoded protein is MRVAVTGATGNHGTALLRALAVDDGVEAIVGIARRVPDGPPPPKVTWHAADVSRDELTPAFHDCDAVVHLAWLIQPGRDEPTMRATNVEGSRRVFEAALAAGVRHVVYASSVGTYAPGPKDRRVDESHPHTGIPSSIYSRHKAAVEALLDELEPRNPDTRFVRIRPGLVFQRDAATQVRRLFAGPFLPNALVRPGLLPVLPLPDGLVVQCVHSDDVALAYRSALHRPGARGAFNIAAEPALPPGVLARALGTRHVSAPAGVVRALASLTFKARLQPTEPGWFDMGMQVPVMDTSRAGRELGWEPRVSADEALRELVEGMRQGAGHDTPPLDPRTSGPARVREVLTGVGRTSR